One Malassezia restricta chromosome III, complete sequence DNA segment encodes these proteins:
- a CDS encoding cytosolic Fe-S cluster assembly factor NBP35: MVDVAPAPLPIGMARPLPDQIPENAPEHCPGVESEAAGHANACQGCPNQNHCQTAPKGPDPDLPVIRERMQCIGSKILIMSGKGGVGKSTFTSQLAWACASDPDAQTAVLDIDVCGPSIPTILGLRNQYVHASSSGWTPAFVTDNLSCMSVEFLLPSTEAAIIWRGPKKNGLIKQFLKDVDWAGGMDAPSTTDKTLIDYLLVDTPPGTSDEHLSIVGYLRESGIDGAVIITTPQEVSLQDVRKEISFCHKMKVPIIGIVENMAGFVCPSCHGRSDIFYPSTGGAKALCEELHLPFLGSVPIDPRIARCCDMGESFVEEYPDSPASEAYLAIIDNIKKQVAKH, translated from the coding sequence ATGGTAGACGTGGCACCTGCTCCCCTTCCTATAGGCATGGCACGCCCTCTGCCTGATCAGATTCCGGAGAATGCACCTGAGCACTGCCCTGGTGTTGAGTCCGAGGCCGCTGGGCATGCGAACGCCTGTCAAGGATGCCCGAATCAGAATCACTGCCAAACAGCACCCAAGGGCCCCGACCCTGATCTGCCCGTGATTCGAGAACGCATGCAGTGCATTGGCTCCAAGATCTTAATTATGAGTGGCAAAGGTGGTGTTGGAAAAAGCACCTTCACATCGCAGCTGGCATGGGCTTGTGCCAGTGACCCAGATGCACAGACGGCGGTACTCGACATTGACGTGTGTGGCCCATCGATCCCCACGATCCTGGGTCTTCGGAACCAGTACGTCCATGCATCATCTTCAGGATGGACTCCTGCGTTCGTAACGGACAATCTTTCGTGCATGTCGGTGGAATTTCTGCTGCCGTCAACTGAGGCAGCCATTATTTGGCGCGGCCCCAAAAAGAATGGTCTAATTAAACAGTTCCTCAAGGATGTCGACTGGGCTGGTGGTATGGATGCACCTTCTACGACGGACAAGACCCTCATTGACTACCTTCTTGTGGATACTCCGCCAGGTACATCGGATGAGCACCTATCTATCGTGGGCTATTTGCGTGAATCTGGTATTGATGGTGCTGTTATCATCACGACACCACAAGAAGTATCGCTTCAAGATGTCCGAAAAGAAATTTCATTCTGCCATAAGATGAAAGTGCCTATTATTGGCATCGTTGAGAACATGGCTGGCTTCGTATGTCCTTCATGTCATGGTCGCTCTGATATCTTTTACCCTTCCACGGGTGGTGCTAAAGCCCTCTGTGAAGAGTTACATCTTCCATTCCTTGGCAGTGTCCCGATTGATCCGCGCATTGCGAGGTGCTGCGATATGGGGGAGAGCTTTGTCGAAGAATATCCTGACAGTCCCGCGAGTGAAGCGTATTTAGCCATTATCGACAACATCAAAAAGCAAGTGGCAAAACATTAA
- a CDS encoding KH domain protein: MAERQSKWDRPTTESNAASHGTVARSNDIRPAAKMAAAAAARIAAQFAKPDPAAPGALVRHPDLDEDAPDGAFTHDIEINDHRNRYLLTKGQTQEDLRQETGARVYTRGTWYPDRTMIRPNEPPLYLHITADSRESLNRCIARINNLMVQDLPPLLDDRLHRNDPRASNEEIVPINLEPLRNFNVRAKIVGPSGLFVKYIQHETRVRVQIKGRGSGYLEGDTGRELQETMHIHLSGPESLQVRRAKEMALDLVDAVTEEWKKARTAMGAHDASKSETEAPPEPTYDDVPPPPPSDPAPPPPPESAEVPPPPEDDVPPPPPTDEPPADPEPPAPEAEANTATLDEEEEAALQQYWRDYVKWEQSFVNYHGRRPTKEEGGQDVPPEHRA, translated from the coding sequence gctgctcgcATCGCCGCTCAATTTGCCAAGCCAGACCCggccgcgccaggcgcgctCGTACGCCACCCTGACCTAGATGAAGACGCGCCAGATGGTGCCTTCACACACGACATTGAAATCAATGATCACAGGAATAGATATCTATTGACGAAAGGCCAGACACAGGAAGATTTGCGGCAAGAAACTGGTGCACGTGTATACACACGAGGTACATGGTACCCAGACCGTACCATGATACGGCCCAATGAGCCGCCCTTGTACTTGCACATCACTGCTGACTCGCGTGAGAGCTTGAATCGTTGTATTGCGCGGATCAATAATCTGATGGTCCAGGACCTGCCTCCGCTCCTTGACGATCGCCTGCATCGCAACGATCCTCGCGCATCCAACGAGGAAATAGTGCCCATCAATTTGGAACCACTCCGCAATTTTAATGTGCGTGCCAAAATTGTCGGTCCCTCCGGTCTGTTTGTCAAGTATATACAGCATGagacgcgcgtgcgcgtgcagaTCAAGGGCCGAGGATCAGGTTACTTGGAGGGTGATACTGGTCGAGAGCTTCAAGAAACCATGCATATCCATCTTTCAGGCCCAGAGTCGTTGCAAGTACGACGTGCAAAAGAGATGGCACTTGACTTGGTGGATGCGGTAACAGAGGAATGGAAAAAGGCGCGCACTGCGATGGGTGCTCACGATGCCTCCAAGTCAGAGACAGAAGCACCGCCTGAGCCAACGTACGATGATGTGCCTCCGCCACCTCCAAGTGACCCAGCGCCCCCACCACCCCCAGAAAGTGCCGAAGTGCCTCCCCCACCTGAAGATGACGTgccgcctccgccgcctACCGATGAGCCACCGGCCGATCCCGAGCCACCTGCACCGGAGGCTGAGGCAAATACAGCTACTctggacgaggaagaagaggccgCCTTGCAGCAGTATTGGCGCGACTACGTCAAGTGGGAACAGAGTTTCGTAAACTACCATGGTCGCCGACCCACGAAAGAAGAAGGTGGTCAAGACGTACCGCCCGAGCACCGTGCTTAG
- a CDS encoding DNA polymerase epsilon subunit 1, whose translation MPSARSSGAGAMRGRGTFRRRGSGVMQRGPTRNTASTATNVDIATTQIEERFAAVKRHDIIDEQMGFVRLEQGETRQAWMVNMHPTLMPDDAHPSGRSGVDYYFIQDDASMFKVTVTYQPYFLLGCFSGTESIVEEWLKRRFEGLLHSVERKYKDDLKLPNHLVGHQRLVLQLRFMNVQDLLTVRKELLPLAQEAQKKVSAVEAYANMLHDEAAVGVEMEETSYMTRGGGQNPEQCVVALWEYDVPYYLRVAIDNDIRVGLWYDVSFHEGTVSMRAVPERVKRADPVVMAFDIETTKQPLKFPDAEVDVIMMISYMIDGQGFLITNREIISEDIEDFEYTPKDEYEGPFIIFNEPNELALLHRFFSHVRESSPTVIATYNGDSFDFMFVDTRARIHGLDMKQEIGFARDSDDEYKSRHCAHLDCFRWVKRDSYLPQGSQGLKAVTVAKLGYDPMELDPELMTPYASEQPQTLAQYSVSDAVATYYLYMKYVHPFIFSLCNIIPLNPDEVLRKGTGTLCETLLMVQAYKSRILMPNRHVDPIDNSYEGHILESETYVGGHVEALEAGVFRSDIPTDFRIDPSAMQALIDDLDKALQFSITEEGHMTLDDIENYAEVRAEICGMLEELRDHPVRQDKPLIYHLDVAAMYPNIMLSNRLQPDSVVDEAMCASCHFNRPGMSCDKRMKWAWRGEYFPAKRDEINMIRHALDMETFPGRDAQGRTRTYQELSATEQSALLQKRLADYSRKVYKRAHDTKTVVREAIICQRENPFYINTVRDFRDRRYEYKGLHKKWKKNLEKANESHALNDTLEAKKMIVLYDSLQLAHKCILNSFYGYVMRKGARWYSMEMAGITCLTGATIIQMAKELVDRIGRPLELDTDGIWCMLPGTFPENFTFRCRNGKPFGVSYPCSMLNYMVHRRFTNHQYHDLVDARTGEYRVHSENSIFFELDGPYRAMILPSSKEEDKLLKKRYAVFDEDGSLAELKGFEVKRRGELQLIKDFQKQIFSKFLLGDSLVSCYAAVAQVANQWLDVLYSKGTTLHDEELIDLIAENKSMSKLLSEYGAQKSTAITTAKRLADILGQQVVKDRGLACKFIVSAKPHGAPVTDRAVPVAIFNADPDVKAHFLRRFLRDNSLTDFDLRSILDWNYYIERFAGVIQKLITIPAAMQKVPNPVPRVRHPDWLMKRVAAREDKVAQVKLDTLMSSKTVQARTKAPAPPADKPMPQATMPPPLPPLPPIEEDYPGWVTAMRERWRRRRAERRGVPRPHSTLGGHFAERNTAMASATWDIVHLAPTSRPGEFRMWVLVDRQLHALRMHVSRQVYVNFVRPPKPGMLRDTYVAESVYRTLPRGASPRHLMRLTIPESEYVARESHFASLLNHPNVDGVYEKDVPLDVRAILQLGTSCVLRPGTRLAHALDTGLSLADLTHAPPATSHAAYLRGGRAMRVMYLYHASDTKRHAYVLVMSDGHTKVHIVDSAGLKQWPSLESMYAERLEAMRQTGRVRDGEGAFDYPPSLTCDVDVHTSETQVFRALARDFREARAARHGAQLLTICSSRPLSYYDAHMHVSAELPVLMVPASRAEDALPALQWQSYAARRMVNCYLRTSAWLHRWIELAAHLDVPLGNLPRDFALFGSDVDFARRLQQNDMVLWWTSAPRPDLGGREEDTHAGTDELESLEITNPGAYGNVCLEVQVSDLALNCVLQNASVHAMEGIGAASMALDSASHSLDEYARGRVPMSADLGDAVLTSQTFTTVRSMVKAWHIEKTRGSSVCASVLADNFWRWASSARAAMYEPALQRFVHRLMRKTMLQLLAELRRLGVQIVYANYSRMLLLTNRPTAGSAVAYGRYLMSAVTTPDVFRHISLHIVHIWEYLVFLDMANMGGIIAHEPEKDLPDDVDIEMAWNIQAFLPQALQDRFAKAVGVFIYELYQAKRAACAAQADRPVMRALSQNTQLASNAVPEEKDLSSAADAKYIVAHAMTPRLLRMVSEIQEERKGPINKDEWAFPQLPGSHLVMTNPTLEFIKATTRVLALLKDAALEAQICKRNLLDLIGVREFSPVAEWQNPCLSFRLPWVICHFCNDDRTLDLCRDADLIASSDQHDWRCARCDTLYDRTDIELRLIALVQQQVAQHAVQDLVCSRCERVNTSNLAPYCSCSGSWVHKTSPADTNRRLHHALAIAQFHAFPLLEATVQMWLAST comes from the coding sequence ATGCCGTCCGCTCGGTCATCCGGCGCTGGTGCCATGCGTGGACGTGGAACATTTCGCCGTCGTGGCTCAGGCGTAATGCAGCGCGGACCAACGCGAAATACTGCTTCGACCGCGACGAATGTTGATATTGCCACCACGCAAATTGAAGAACGTTTTGCGGCCGTGAAAAGGCATGACATTATTGATGAGCAGATGGGCTTTGTGCGTCTGGAACAAGGTGAAACGCGACAAGCATGGATGGTGAATATGCACCCCACACTCATGCctgacgacgcgcaccCCTCCGGACGCTCCGGCGTAGACTACTACTTTATTCAAGATGACGCGTCTATGTTCAAGGTTACTGTGACATATCAGCCATACTTTTTGCTTGGTTGCTTTTCTGGCACAGAGTCCATTGTGGAAGAGTGGCTTAAGCGTCGGTTTGAAGGTTTACTTCACTCCGTGGAGCGCAAGTACAAGGATGACCTCAAGCTGCCAAACCACCTTGTAGGTCATCAGCGTCTAGTGCTGCAACTGCGCTTTATGAATGTGCAAGATCTACTCACAGTACGTAAGGAGCTTTTGCCACTTGCGCAGGAAGCTCAAAAAAAAGTATCGGCTGTCGAAGCCTATGCCAATATGCTACATGATGAGGCGGCCGTCGGCGTGGAAATGGAAGAGACGTCCTACATGACGCGTGGCGGCGGTCAGAATCCAGAGCAATGCGTTGTGGCGTTGTGGGAGTATGATGTGCCGTATTACTTGCGTGTGGCCATTGACAATGACATTCGTGTTGGGCTTTGGTATGATGTAAGCTTTCACGAGGGAACGGTGTCTATGCGAGCAGTGCCTGAGCGTGTGAAGCGTGCGGATCCTGTGGTTATGGCGTTTGATATAGAGACCACGAAGCAACCACTCAAGTTCCCCGACGCAGAAGTTGATGTCATCATGATGATTTCTTACATGATTGATGGCCAGGGTTTCCTTATTACCAACCGCGAGATTATTAGCGAAGATATCGAGGATTTTGAATATACACCGAAGGACGAGTACGAGGGACCGTTTATTATTTTTAACGAACCGAATGAGCTTGCCTTACTTCACCGTTTTTTCTCACATGTACGCGAATCAAGTCCGACAGTGATTGCGACGTACAATGGTGACTCCTTCGATTTTATGTTTGTCGATACTCGAGCTCGAATTCATGGCTTGGATATGAAACAGGAAATTGGCTTTGCGAGGGACTCCGATGACGAGTACAAAAGCCGGCACTGCGCGCATCTTGACTGTTTCCGGTGGGTTAAGCGTGACTCGTACCTCCCTCAGGGAAGCCAAGGCCTCAAAGCCGTGACCGTAGCCAAGCTTGGCTACGATCCCATGGAGCTGGATCCAGAGCTCATGACGCCCTATGCGTCAGAACAGCCGCAGACTCTAGCACAATATTCAGTGTCTGATGCTGTGGCCACGTACTATCTCTACATGAAATACGTGCACCCTTTCATTTTCTCATTGTGCAATATCATTCCCCTGAACCCAGATGAGGTACTTCGAAAAGGTACCGGCACGCTGTGTGAAACATTGCTCATGGTGCAGGCGTACAAGAGTCGTATTCTCATGCCGAACAGGCATGTGGACCCCATCGACAATTCTTACGAGGGACATATTCTGGAGTCAGAGACGTATGTGGGCGGACATGTCGAGGCATTGGAAGCAGGAGTATTCCGCAGCGACATTCCTACTGACTTTCGCATTGATCCATCTGCTATGCAGGCGCTCATCGATGATCTTGACAAGGCTTTGCAATTTAGTATCACAGAGGAAGGACATATGACCCTGGACGACATTGAAAATTACGCAGAAGTTCGCGCGGAGATTTGTGGCATGCTGGAAGAACTCCGTGATCACCCTGTGCGACAAGACAAGCCGTTGATCTATCATTTGGATGTGGCTGCCATGTATCCCAATATTATGTTATCAAACCGACTCCAGCCTGACTCGGTGGTAGATGAGGCGATGTGTGCCTCGTGTCACTTTAATCGACCGGGAATGAGCTGTGACAAGCGCATGAAATGGGCATGGCGTGGTGAATACTTTCCTGCGAAGCGAGATGAAATCAACATGATTCGACATGCGCTTGATATGGAGACTTTCCCGGGTCGTGATGCTCAGGGTAGGACGCGAACATACCAGGAGCTGAGCGCAACAGAGCAGTCTGCCCTCCTACAAAAGCGCCTCGCGGACTACAGCCGCAAAGTGTACAAACGTGCTCATGATACCAAGACCGTTGTGCGTGAAGCTATTATTTGCCAGCGAGAGAATCCATTTTACATTAACACAGTGCGCGATTTCCGTGACCGTCGCTACGAGTACAAGGGTCTGCACAAAAAGTGGAAGAAAAACTTGGAGAAGGCCAACGAGAGTCATGCACTGAATGATACCCTAGAAGCAAAAAAGATGATCGTGTTGTATGACTCGTTGCAATTAGCCCACAAGTGCATTCTTAATTCTTTCTATGGTTATGTCATGCGCAAAGGTGCTCGTTGGTACTCGATGGAGATGGCGGGTATTACGTGCTTGACCGGAGCGACTATCATCCAAATGGCGAAGGAACTGGTCGATCGCATTGGTCGTCCCCTGGAATTGGATACCGATGGCATTTGGTGCATGCTGCCAGGGACCTTTCCCGAGAACTTTACATTTCGTTGCAGGAATGGTAAGCCGTTTGGTGTGTCGTATCCGTGCTCTATGCTGAACTATATGGTGCATCGGCGCTTTACGAATCATCAGTATCATGACCTTGTTGATGCACGGACGGGCGAGTATCGCGTGCACAGCGAGAATAGTATTTTTTTCGAGTTGGATGGACCGTACCGCGCCATGATTCTGCCATCGAGTAAGGAAGAAGATAAGCTGCTAAAGAAGCGTTACGCTGTCTTCGATGAAGATGGTTCGCTGGCAGAACTCAAGGGCTTTGAGGTCAAGCGGCGTGGTGAACTTCAACTGATCAAAGACTTTCAGAAGCAGATTTTCAGCAAGTTTTTGCTGGGTGACTCACTCGTGAGCTGCTATGCAGCCGTAGCACAGGTGGCCAATCAGTGGCTTGATGTGTTGTACAGCAAGGGCACAACACTTCATGACGAGGAGCTGATTGATCTGATTGCCGAGAACAAGAGCATGTCCAAACTGTTGAGTGAGTATGGCGCGCAGAAATCGACGGCCATCACGACTGCCAAACGACTGGCCGATATTCTGGGACAGCAGGTTGTGAAAGACCGTGGCTTGGCGTGTAAGTTTATTGTGTCAGCCAAGCCGCATGGTGCCCCAGTTACAGATCGTGCAGTGCCTGTGGCCATTTTCAATGCTGACCCTGATGTGAAAGCACACTTTCTGCGTCGCTTCTTGCGAGACAACTCGCTCACGGACTTTGACTTGCGGAGTATCCTCGACTGGAACTATTACATTGAGCGGTTTGCCGGTGTCATCCAGAAGCTCATCACAATTCCCGCGGCCATGCAAAAAGTGCCGAATCCTGTGCCGCGAGTCAGGCACCCTGACTGGCTCATGAAACGCGTTGCAGCCCGAGAGGACAAAGTAGCACAGGTCAAATTAGACACGCTCATGTCCAGTAAGACTGTGCAGGCGCGGACCAAGGCTCCAGCACCTCCGGCAGACAAGCCTATGCCACAGGCCACTATGCCGCCCCctctgccgccgctgccgccaaTCGAGGAAGACTACCCTGGATGGGTCACAGCTATGCGCGAAcgctggcgccgccgtcgtgctgagcgccgcggcgtgccgagaCCCCATTCGACCCTAGGTGGTCACTTTGCCGAACGAAACACGGCGATGGCTTCCGCGACATGGGACATTGTGCACCTGGCACCGACGTCGCGACCAGGTGAATTTCGAATGTGGGTGCTTGTGGACCGCCAGCTTCATGCGCTGCGAATGCATGTGTCGCGACAAGTGTATGTCAACTTTGTCCGCCCACCCAAGCCGGGTATGTTGCGTGATACGTATGTGGCCGAGTCTGTGTATCGAACGCTCCCACGCGGTGCTTCGCCTCGTCACCTGATGCGCCTCACAATCCCGGAGAGCGAGTATGTGGCGCGCGAGTCTCACTTCGCCTCACTGCTCAACCACCCGAATGTCGATGGCGTGTACGAAAAAGacgtgccgctcgacgtgCGTGCTATTTTGCAGCTGGGCACTTCATGCGTCTTGCGTCCTGGCACGCGACTGGCACATGCGCTAGACACGGGCCTCTCGCTCGCTGACCTCACACATGCACCTCCCGCGACAAGCCACGCCGCGTATCTTCGAGGCGGTCGTGCTATGCGTGTCATGTATTTGTACCACGCTTCTGACACGAAGCGGCATGCTTATGTACTTGTGATGAGTGACGGTCATACTAAGGTGCACATTGTCGACTCGGCAGGTTTGAAACAATGGCCCTCTCTTGAGAGTATGTACGCGGAACGTCTCGAGGCCATGCGACAGACCGGTCGTGTGCGTGACGGAGAGGGTGCGTTTGATTACCCGCCGTCGCTCACCTGTGATGTCGATGTCCACACTAGTGAGACACAAGTGTTCCGTGCTTTGGCGCGCGATTTCCGCGAggctcgcgccgcgcgtcacgGTGCACAGCTGCTGACGATCTGCTCGTCACGGCCCCTGAGCTACTATGACGCACACATGCACGTCTCTGCTGAATTGCCCGTGCTCATGGTCCCTGCATCGCGTGCCGAGGACGCTCTGCCCGCTCTTCAATGGCAATCATATGCAGCTCGGCGTATGGTCAACTGCTActtgcgcacgtcggcgtgGCTGCATCGCTGGATCGAGCTCGCCGCGCATCTTGATGTACCGCTAGGCAACTTGCCGCGTGACTTTGCGCTCTTTGGTAGCGACGTGGACTTtgcacggcgcctgcaGCAGAATGACATGGTTTTATGGTGGACATCAGCCCCTAGGCCGGACCTCGGTGGGCGTGAAGAAGACACGCATGCAGGCACAGACGAGCTTGAGAGTCTTGAAATCACGAATCCGGGTGCATACGGCAACGTTTGCCTGGAGGTCCAGGTCTCTGATCTTGCCCTCAACTGTGTCCTTCAAAATGCCAGTGTGCACGCCATGGAGGGTATAGGCGCTGCATCTATGGCACTCGACTCCGCTTCGCATTCGCTCGACGAATATGCTCGGGGCCGTGTGCCAATGTCTGCTGACCTCGGAGATGCCGTCTTGACGTCACAGACATTCACGACGGTACGGAGTATGGTCAAGGCATGGCATATTGAAAAGACCCGTGGTTCGTCTGTTTGTGCATCAGTCTTGGCCGACAACTTTtggcgctgggcgagctcagcacgcgctGCCATGTACGAACCAGCACTCCAGCGTTTTGTGCATCGGCTGATGCGTAAGACTATGCTGCAGTTGCTCGCTGAACTTCGTCGATTGGGTGTGCAGATTGTGTACGCGAACTATTCGCGTATGTTACTTCTGACGAACCGCCCGACGGCCGGCAGTGCTGTGGCTTATGGTCGATATCTGATGAGCGCTGTAACAACGCCAGATGTATTCCGTCACATCAGTCTCCATATTGTGCACATATGGGAGTACCTCGTGTTTCTGGACATGGCAAACATGGGCGGCATTATTGCACATGAACCAGAGAAAGACTTGCCGGACGATGTGGACATTGAAATGGCGTGGAACATACAGGCATTTCTGCCACAGGCGCTCCAAGATCGTTTCGCAAAAGCCGTGGGTGTATTCATTTATGAACTCTACCAGGCGAAGCGCGCGgcttgcgcagcacaaGCCGATCGTCCTGTGATGCGTGCTCTCTCTCAAAATACTCAACTTGCATCCAATGCCGTCCCTGAAGAAAAAGACCTATCTAGTGCTGCGGATGCCAAATATATTGTCGCCCACGCCATGACACCGCGACTTTTGCGTATGGTCAGTGAGATACAGGAAGAGCGAAAGGGCCCTATCAACAAGGACGAATGGGCCTTCCCACAGTTGCCAGGCTCACACCTTGTCATGACCAATCCCACGCTGGAATTCATCAAGGCCACGACACGTGTACTTGCTCTCTTGAAAGATGCAGCGCTTGAAGCGCAGATATGTAAGCGGAACTTGCTTGACCTCATTGGAGTACGCGAGTTCTCGCCCGTTGCAGAATGGCAGAATCCATGCCTGTCATTCCGCCTGCCATGGGTCATTTGCCATTTTTGCAACGATGACCGTACACTGGACCTGTGCCGTGATGCCGACCTGATTGCCAGTTCAGATCAACATGActggcgctgcgcgcgctgtgACACATTGTATGATCGCACAGACAttgagctgcgcctcatTGCCCTTGTACAGCAACAAGTTGCTCAGCATGCTGTCCAGGATCTTGTGTGCAGTCGATGTGAGCGCGTCAATACGTCGAACCTTGCACCATACTGTTCGTGCTCCGGATCTTGGGTTCACAAAACTTCGCCGGCAGACACGAACCGTCGCTTGCATCATGCCCTAGCCATTGCTCAGTTCCACGCATTCCCCTTGCTCGAGGCCACCGTCCAAATGTGGTTGGCGTCAACGTAA